Proteins encoded by one window of Monoglobus pectinilyticus:
- a CDS encoding peptidoglycan D,D-transpeptidase FtsI family protein yields MRTNKRIIRVLIAISLLFLALVTYLLWFNMFRAKDVYTNSYNKRQWESEQQVQRGEIYSQDGVLLAETEIDGDARIRKYPKGRLYSHIIGYCSQVYGKTQLEMSHDDDLIGKGTISLTLNEIKHGNNLNLTINDELQEYAYEQLDGRDGAIVAMEPTTGQILAMVSLPDFNPETIEKDWPSMMEDENSPFLARATQGLYPPGSTYKIVTAAGVYDNGMTTETFDDEGLFKKDDVTVYNYNKESFGKLDIKTAFEVSSNYVFCTLGYEMGADAVKAEAEKFGVNKSFEFDIPVSQSQIQYKKMTDLDGALVSIGQGGLVMTPLHVAMMASAVANNGKMMKPYLVETVTTENGTVIGQTKPSVLYDSIGTACADYIEDMMIGVVEDGTGTGAQISGITVAGKTGTAENETDKDHAWFVGYAPVENPTICVAVVLENAATSGGKSAVPIAKNIIRKFLK; encoded by the coding sequence ATGAGGACGAATAAAAGAATCATACGCGTCCTGATTGCCATCTCGCTGCTTTTTTTGGCGCTGGTTACTTATTTATTGTGGTTTAATATGTTTCGTGCCAAGGATGTGTATACAAACTCATATAATAAACGCCAGTGGGAGAGCGAACAGCAGGTTCAGCGCGGAGAGATATATTCTCAGGACGGGGTGCTGCTTGCCGAAACGGAGATAGACGGTGACGCTAGAATCAGGAAGTATCCAAAGGGAAGATTATATTCTCACATAATCGGATATTGTTCTCAGGTGTATGGAAAAACTCAGCTTGAAATGAGCCATGATGATGACCTTATTGGAAAAGGCACAATAAGCTTGACTTTGAATGAGATAAAGCACGGTAATAATCTCAATCTTACTATAAACGATGAACTTCAGGAGTACGCATATGAACAGCTCGACGGAAGGGATGGAGCTATTGTGGCTATGGAACCTACTACCGGACAAATCTTGGCAATGGTGAGTCTGCCCGACTTTAATCCGGAAACAATTGAAAAGGATTGGCCGTCAATGATGGAGGATGAGAATTCACCGTTTTTAGCAAGGGCAACACAGGGATTATATCCGCCGGGATCGACATATAAAATTGTTACAGCTGCAGGAGTGTATGACAACGGAATGACCACTGAAACTTTTGACGATGAAGGATTATTTAAAAAAGACGACGTAACCGTATATAATTATAATAAAGAATCTTTTGGAAAATTAGATATAAAGACCGCATTTGAAGTGTCTAGTAATTATGTGTTTTGTACTTTAGGGTATGAGATGGGTGCGGACGCGGTAAAAGCTGAAGCTGAAAAGTTTGGGGTAAACAAATCATTTGAGTTTGATATTCCGGTTTCACAAAGTCAGATTCAATATAAAAAGATGACAGATTTAGACGGCGCCTTGGTGTCTATTGGACAGGGTGGGCTGGTTATGACTCCTCTGCATGTGGCAATGATGGCGAGCGCCGTTGCTAATAATGGAAAGATGATGAAACCGTATCTCGTGGAGACTGTAACAACCGAGAACGGGACTGTTATAGGACAGACAAAGCCTTCAGTTTTATATGACAGCATTGGAACTGCATGTGCTGACTATATCGAAGATATGATGATAGGCGTTGTTGAGGATGGAACAGGTACAGGGGCTCAAATCAGCGGTATAACAGTGGCCGGCAAGACGGGAACAGCTGAGAATGAAACTGATAAAGACCATGCATGGTTTGTAGGTTATGCTCCTGTAGAAAACCCGACTATATGTGTTGCTGTGGTTCTTGAAAATGCGGCAACTTCGGGAGGAAAGTCCGCGGTTCCTATAGCCAAAAATATAATTAGAAAGTTTTTAAAGTGA
- a CDS encoding 3-deoxy-7-phosphoheptulonate synthase, whose translation MSFTFKKEMPSAEHLKELLPVPSDSAEIRIKRISEIEAVLSGKDNRILLIIGPCSADNEDSVCDYISRLASVQNEVNDKILLVPRVYTNKPRTTGEGYKGMMHQPDPNEAPNAFEGIKAIRQMHLRVLRETGFVSADEMLYPGNHPYLDDLLGYVAVGARSVENQQHRLVASGLDMPIGMKNGTGGDTGVMFNAIYAAQHGHDFIYQNHEVTTNGNPYAHAILRGGIDERGRNIPNYHYEDLLRIASEYDEKGFENPAVIIDTNHNNSAKQFNQQPRIASEVMHSMAYEPLLRKMIKGFMVESYIEEGNQKIGENSIYGKSITDPCLGWKDTETMIYKLADQLI comes from the coding sequence ATGAGTTTTACATTTAAAAAAGAAATGCCTTCAGCGGAACACTTGAAAGAACTTTTACCGGTACCGTCTGACAGCGCAGAAATCCGTATTAAACGCATAAGTGAAATAGAAGCTGTTTTGTCCGGCAAAGACAACAGAATACTTCTTATAATAGGTCCGTGCTCGGCTGACAACGAAGATTCTGTCTGCGACTACATATCACGGCTCGCCTCTGTTCAGAATGAAGTGAATGATAAAATTCTTTTGGTGCCGAGAGTATACACCAACAAACCTAGAACCACAGGAGAGGGTTATAAAGGCATGATGCACCAGCCCGACCCTAATGAAGCGCCCAACGCTTTTGAAGGTATAAAAGCGATACGTCAAATGCACCTTAGAGTTCTTAGAGAGACAGGTTTTGTATCTGCTGATGAAATGCTCTATCCGGGCAACCACCCATATCTAGACGATCTTTTAGGATATGTTGCCGTAGGAGCCCGCTCAGTTGAAAACCAACAGCATAGACTTGTTGCCAGCGGACTTGATATGCCCATCGGTATGAAAAACGGTACCGGTGGCGATACCGGAGTTATGTTTAACGCAATTTATGCTGCGCAGCATGGTCATGACTTCATATACCAAAACCATGAAGTGACTACAAATGGAAATCCATACGCTCACGCTATCCTCAGAGGCGGAATAGACGAACGCGGCAGAAACATACCAAACTATCATTATGAAGACCTGCTTAGAATAGCCAGCGAGTATGATGAGAAAGGTTTTGAAAACCCTGCTGTAATTATTGATACCAATCATAATAATTCTGCAAAACAGTTTAATCAGCAGCCTCGGATAGCCTCAGAAGTTATGCACAGTATGGCGTACGAACCGCTTCTTAGGAAAATGATAAAAGGCTTTATGGTTGAAAGCTACATCGAAGAGGGTAATCAAAAGATAGGAGAAAACAGCATTTATGGAAAATCTATTACAGACCCTTGTTTGGGCTGGAAAGATACCGAAACGATGATTTATAAACTGGCTGACCAGCTTATATAA
- a CDS encoding stalk domain-containing protein: MKKVFFSFLGFAAMVCLICGTVFADYNNVTIYVNDKVVQSSQPGVVINDTTFVPVRIVSETLGCTVEWNEAEQCVTITKENIILNMTIGSVNVTDGTDAVYQLPEAPFVLNDSVTMVPVRFVSEKLGMSVKWDETSTTVFINSDSSYNNITNLPVYYKASFEDKLTNIINYNFNGDFYQAQAIIGLVTDSEIESARIINPIGLAEFYTQKETTERNIQLMANGLPNEIEQQLADTRAYLDNAINLYNQGLYYEAADALSDFYLYRTIPALVDEYNQLVSDIKEQINYLPYRTLNDIRKMVENGDYYGAYARVNAFLEQGNLSDDVRNTAEILRGEIEDEIAAYERSQEVVGYRYVTNVANAVNFRQKPSASSTIITTIPYGTRIGYVEDANSEYARVKYDNMYGYVAKFYLSNYSPPKQYSAVRYVWRSGAVEMLDQPRSGAGIILTLAAETPVGLVEIVSDTYARVDYDGNQGYIRRDQLVLSVQ; the protein is encoded by the coding sequence ATGAAAAAGGTATTTTTTAGCTTTTTGGGGTTTGCAGCAATGGTTTGTCTTATTTGCGGAACAGTGTTTGCTGATTATAACAATGTAACTATTTATGTAAATGATAAAGTGGTTCAGTCTTCGCAACCGGGCGTAGTTATAAATGATACTACTTTTGTTCCGGTCAGAATTGTATCTGAGACATTGGGGTGCACTGTTGAATGGAACGAGGCAGAACAATGCGTTACTATTACTAAAGAAAATATAATTTTAAATATGACTATTGGAAGCGTCAATGTTACGGATGGAACAGATGCAGTATACCAGCTTCCTGAAGCTCCTTTTGTTTTAAATGACAGCGTGACAATGGTCCCGGTTAGATTTGTATCTGAGAAGCTGGGAATGAGTGTGAAATGGGACGAGACTTCCACCACAGTTTTTATTAACAGTGATTCATCTTATAATAATATAACAAACTTACCGGTTTACTATAAAGCATCGTTTGAGGATAAGCTAACTAATATTATAAATTATAATTTTAACGGTGATTTTTATCAGGCACAAGCTATAATTGGTTTGGTGACAGATAGTGAAATAGAATCCGCAAGAATTATAAATCCTATTGGTCTTGCTGAGTTTTATACTCAAAAAGAAACAACTGAGCGAAATATCCAACTAATGGCTAATGGACTGCCTAACGAGATTGAACAGCAGCTGGCTGATACAAGAGCATATCTTGATAATGCTATAAATTTGTATAATCAGGGACTGTATTATGAGGCGGCTGACGCTTTGAGTGATTTTTATTTGTACAGAACTATTCCGGCGTTGGTTGACGAATATAACCAACTTGTTTCAGATATTAAGGAACAAATTAATTATTTGCCTTACCGTACTCTAAATGATATTAGAAAAATGGTAGAAAACGGTGACTATTATGGAGCTTATGCCAGAGTGAACGCTTTCCTTGAGCAAGGGAATCTAAGCGATGACGTGCGCAATACCGCTGAAATACTTAGGGGAGAAATTGAGGATGAGATTGCAGCGTATGAGCGTTCTCAAGAGGTTGTCGGATATAGATATGTTACAAATGTGGCGAATGCAGTAAATTTTAGACAGAAACCAAGCGCATCATCAACAATTATAACTACCATTCCTTATGGAACACGGATAGGATATGTTGAGGATGCAAACAGCGAATATGCTCGTGTAAAATATGACAATATGTATGGATATGTAGCTAAGTTTTACTTGTCGAATTATTCTCCGCCGAAACAATATTCCGCTGTCAGGTATGTTTGGCGTTCCGGCGCTGTAGAGATGCTTGACCAGCCAAGAAGCGGAGCAGGCATTATTCTAACTCTTGCGGCTGAGACGCCTGTTGGTCTTGTGGAGATTGTTTCTGATACCTATGCCAGGGTAGATTATGATGGAAATCAGGGATATATAAGAAGAGATCAGTTGGTGCTTTCTGTTCAGTAA
- a CDS encoding EFR1 family ferrodoxin (N-terminal region resembles flavodoxins. C-terminal ferrodoxin region binds two 4Fe-4S clusters.), which produces MKINGVKAIYFSATGNTKSVIELFCKAFDEPAEYLDVTDNEEYGCETDKNTLAVIGVPSFGGRVPAIAAERIKNIRGNNTPAFILTTYGNRAYDDTLNELRSIVESNGFVVAGAASIVSRHSIVTDIAADRPDSKDIKEIKDYAKEFKNKLLNSHNINGIENIPGNEKFRDFGGVPFSPQPTKQCVSCGICAEKCPVGAIGKDYKADSEKCIACMRCVSVCPNGARAVSKLALKMVSLKLHKVCADRKENELFI; this is translated from the coding sequence ATGAAAATTAATGGAGTGAAAGCAATTTATTTTAGCGCTACGGGTAATACAAAAAGTGTTATAGAGCTGTTCTGCAAAGCTTTTGACGAGCCGGCGGAATATTTAGATGTAACCGACAACGAGGAATATGGTTGTGAGACTGACAAAAATACATTAGCAGTTATTGGAGTTCCGTCATTTGGAGGAAGGGTTCCGGCTATTGCCGCCGAAAGAATTAAAAATATTAGGGGAAATAATACTCCTGCATTTATTTTAACTACATATGGAAACAGGGCTTATGATGATACTTTAAATGAGCTGAGAAGCATTGTTGAAAGTAACGGATTTGTTGTTGCAGGAGCGGCTTCCATAGTTTCAAGGCATTCTATAGTTACTGATATAGCGGCTGACAGACCTGATAGTAAAGATATTAAAGAAATAAAAGATTATGCGAAAGAGTTTAAAAACAAACTTTTAAATTCACATAATATAAATGGAATAGAAAATATACCCGGAAATGAGAAGTTCCGTGATTTTGGCGGGGTTCCATTTTCACCTCAGCCAACTAAACAATGCGTATCTTGCGGCATATGTGCTGAAAAATGTCCGGTTGGAGCTATAGGAAAAGATTATAAAGCAGATTCGGAAAAGTGTATTGCCTGTATGAGATGCGTTTCTGTTTGCCCTAACGGAGCCAGAGCTGTTTCCAAGCTTGCTTTAAAGATGGTGTCTTTAAAACTTCATAAGGTTTGCGCCGACAGAAAAGAGAACGAACTTTTTATATAA
- the ispE gene encoding 4-(cytidine 5'-diphospho)-2-C-methyl-D-erythritol kinase: protein MVKSITEKCSAKINIAIDVLGKYPNGYHEVRMIMTQVGIFDVITISLKDEKGIEIAGSDINMPVDESNLAWKAANEFFKAIKFDGGCDIYIEKHIPMGAGMAGGSSDAAGVINGLNKLFDSPLSLEERMKMGKKLGADVPFCVMGGCALAEGIGERLTVLPELPEVCYLIAKPRQSISTKWVYEHLDYNNKPVNLDIDKIISGIKSGDLKKIQPFMGNILENSAVQICPQVNVYKAEMLNLGADIAMMSGSGSAVFGMFDDRELAVKAYKEFKLRHSDADGVWVLA, encoded by the coding sequence ATGGTAAAATCGATAACTGAAAAATGCAGCGCCAAAATAAATATTGCAATAGATGTTCTTGGAAAATATCCGAATGGCTATCATGAAGTTAGAATGATAATGACTCAGGTTGGTATTTTTGATGTGATAACCATATCTTTAAAAGATGAGAAGGGGATAGAAATTGCCGGAAGTGATATAAATATGCCCGTTGATGAGAGCAATTTAGCATGGAAAGCTGCCAATGAGTTTTTTAAAGCCATAAAATTTGATGGCGGCTGTGATATATATATAGAAAAGCATATACCAATGGGAGCAGGAATGGCAGGAGGCAGTTCCGATGCCGCAGGAGTTATAAACGGGTTAAATAAGCTTTTTGATTCTCCGTTATCTTTGGAAGAAAGAATGAAAATGGGTAAAAAGCTTGGCGCTGACGTTCCGTTCTGTGTTATGGGAGGCTGTGCTTTGGCTGAGGGCATTGGTGAAAGATTGACGGTTTTGCCCGAACTTCCTGAAGTTTGTTATTTGATAGCCAAACCGAGACAGAGTATTTCAACAAAGTGGGTCTATGAGCATCTTGATTATAATAATAAGCCTGTAAATTTGGATATTGACAAAATTATTTCCGGTATAAAGTCTGGAGATTTGAAAAAGATTCAACCATTTATGGGAAATATACTTGAGAATTCGGCGGTACAGATTTGTCCGCAGGTTAATGTATATAAAGCTGAAATGCTGAATTTGGGAGCTGATATTGCCATGATGAGCGGAAGCGGAAGTGCTGTTTTTGGAATGTTTGATGATAGGGAATTGGCAGTAAAGGCATATAAGGAGTTTAAATTAAGACATAGTGATGCTGATGGAGTTTGGGTTCTAGCTTAG
- a CDS encoding FtsW/RodA/SpoVE family cell cycle protein, translating to MGTIKSANYRKPAYLLILLDILGFGLLYISKSYNMNVVYTGIAVLVLFLVMYTVLVICRMGDKFIMLMAFMLMSIGVLLLCRINLDYGFRQIIWILVGGAAFFVAYFIYYNIKIWDRFWYIYFAIGVGLFLFTLVLGTTINGSKNWVSFGPITFQPSEITKIMYIMCLACYYSGAWSKPVLGKLSPKWITLAITYIFVGFLVLQRDWGTILVLFSIYLFMVYVYEKDKKLLFLNIGALGIIGILGYKFLYHIQVRISTWLDPWSDIASKGYQITQSLFAIASGGYFGRGLGNGSPYYIPEVHSDFIFAAICEEMGVFGGVAVILLFFLIAYRCFKISIMASDPYDKAVSFGVTVMFAIQTFIIIGGVTKMIPLTGITLPFVSYGGTSIVISFASLGIVQAISAKTERKGEMTENEDE from the coding sequence ATGGGAACAATTAAATCGGCTAATTACAGAAAGCCGGCTTATCTTTTGATTTTATTGGATATACTCGGATTCGGACTGCTGTATATATCAAAAAGTTATAATATGAACGTGGTATATACCGGGATAGCCGTTCTTGTTCTTTTTCTTGTCATGTATACAGTTTTAGTGATATGCCGTATGGGGGACAAGTTTATAATGCTTATGGCGTTTATGCTTATGTCTATTGGGGTATTATTGCTCTGCCGCATAAACCTCGATTACGGTTTCAGGCAAATCATTTGGATACTAGTAGGCGGCGCAGCTTTTTTTGTAGCTTATTTTATTTATTATAATATTAAAATATGGGACAGATTTTGGTATATTTATTTTGCAATCGGTGTAGGATTGTTTTTGTTCACCCTGGTTTTGGGAACTACTATAAACGGCTCAAAGAATTGGGTGTCATTTGGACCTATTACTTTTCAGCCCTCAGAGATAACTAAAATTATGTATATAATGTGCTTAGCGTGCTATTACTCGGGAGCATGGTCTAAGCCTGTGCTGGGAAAACTTTCTCCGAAGTGGATAACTTTGGCTATTACTTATATTTTTGTGGGATTTTTGGTGCTTCAAAGAGATTGGGGAACTATATTGGTTCTTTTCTCTATCTATTTGTTTATGGTGTATGTATATGAGAAAGACAAAAAATTACTGTTTTTAAATATAGGTGCGCTTGGAATTATTGGTATTTTGGGATATAAGTTTTTGTATCATATACAGGTCAGAATATCAACATGGCTTGACCCATGGTCTGATATAGCCAGTAAGGGCTATCAAATTACACAGTCGCTTTTTGCTATTGCGTCAGGCGGTTATTTTGGACGCGGATTAGGAAACGGTTCGCCGTATTATATACCCGAAGTTCACTCAGATTTTATATTTGCTGCTATCTGTGAAGAAATGGGAGTTTTCGGAGGAGTTGCAGTAATCCTATTGTTTTTCTTAATTGCGTACAGATGTTTTAAGATTTCAATTATGGCCAGCGACCCTTATGATAAAGCTGTTAGCTTTGGCGTTACGGTTATGTTTGCTATTCAAACATTTATCATTATAGGCGGAGTTACAAAAATGATACCTCTGACGGGAATTACACTGCCGTTTGTCAGCTATGGAGGTACGTCTATAGTTATAAGTTTTGCTTCGCTGGGAATAGTTCAGGCAATATCCGCGAAGACAGAAAGAAAGGGGGAGATGACCGAAAATGAGGACGAATAA
- the typA gene encoding translational GTPase TypA: MVREDLRNIAIIAHVDHGKTTLVDEMLKQGGVYRENQVVEERVMDNNDLERERGITILAKNTSVYYDGIKMNIIDTPGHADFSGEVERILKMVNGVILLVDAAEGPMPQTRFVLQKALEMNHRVIVVVNKIDRADARLDEIPDEILDLLIELDANDEQLESPILFCSGRAGTASLSQYEEGKDLKVLFETIKDYIPAPEGDADGPMQMLVSSIDYNDYVGRIGIGRIERGCVKQNQEVMVSEYHNNHEPYKAKMVNLYQIDGLNRTAVDEAKVGDIICFSGIPEITIGDTIASPEDPAPLPFVKISEPTIEMTFSVNDSPFAGREGKFVTSRQLRDRLMRELLKDVSLRVTEGESTDSFNVAGRGEMHISILIETMRREGYEFSVGTPRVLYKEVDGVKCEPIERLIIDVPEESVGAVMDKIGQRKGEMVSMTPQGGRMKLEYLIPARGLLGYRNEFLTDTKGEGILNSVFYEYQPYKGEISSRHTGSLVAFETGEAVGYGLFKVQDRGSLFITPGTKVYEGMVVGINPKAEDMNVNVCKKKQLTNTRASGSDDALKLVPPVQMSLEACLEFLAEDELLEVTPESLRIRKKILNNQLRAKARNKN; this comes from the coding sequence ATGGTAAGAGAAGATTTGAGAAATATTGCGATAATAGCACACGTTGACCATGGTAAGACGACGCTTGTTGATGAAATGCTGAAACAGGGCGGAGTTTATAGAGAGAACCAGGTCGTTGAGGAACGCGTTATGGATAACAACGATTTGGAACGTGAACGCGGTATCACTATACTTGCTAAAAACACGTCTGTATATTACGACGGTATAAAGATGAATATAATTGATACGCCGGGTCACGCTGATTTCAGCGGAGAGGTTGAGCGTATTCTGAAGATGGTAAACGGTGTTATTTTGCTTGTTGACGCTGCTGAAGGTCCTATGCCTCAAACGAGATTTGTGCTTCAAAAGGCTCTTGAAATGAACCATCGTGTTATTGTTGTGGTTAATAAAATAGATAGAGCCGACGCCAGACTTGATGAAATCCCTGATGAAATTCTTGATCTTCTTATAGAGCTTGACGCCAATGACGAACAGTTGGAAAGTCCCATACTTTTCTGTTCAGGCAGGGCAGGAACCGCTTCGCTTTCCCAGTATGAAGAGGGAAAAGATCTTAAGGTGCTGTTTGAAACAATAAAAGATTATATCCCGGCGCCTGAGGGAGATGCTGATGGCCCTATGCAAATGCTGGTGTCTTCAATAGATTATAATGATTATGTGGGCAGAATCGGAATCGGCAGAATTGAGAGAGGCTGTGTAAAACAGAATCAGGAAGTTATGGTATCTGAATATCATAATAACCATGAACCCTATAAGGCAAAAATGGTCAATCTTTATCAGATAGACGGTCTTAACAGAACTGCTGTTGATGAGGCAAAAGTTGGGGATATTATATGTTTTTCGGGTATTCCTGAAATAACTATCGGAGATACAATAGCTTCACCTGAGGACCCGGCTCCTCTTCCGTTTGTGAAGATAAGCGAACCTACTATTGAGATGACGTTTTCTGTAAATGACAGTCCGTTTGCAGGCAGAGAGGGTAAGTTTGTAACTTCACGCCAGCTGCGCGACCGTTTGATGAGAGAACTTTTAAAGGATGTTTCATTGAGGGTAACAGAAGGAGAGTCAACAGACAGTTTTAATGTTGCCGGCAGAGGTGAAATGCACATTTCTATATTGATTGAAACTATGCGCCGCGAGGGATATGAGTTTTCAGTCGGAACTCCAAGAGTTCTGTATAAGGAAGTCGACGGAGTAAAATGTGAACCTATAGAAAGACTTATTATTGATGTTCCTGAAGAGAGCGTAGGCGCGGTAATGGATAAAATCGGACAGCGTAAAGGCGAAATGGTTTCGATGACTCCTCAGGGCGGAAGAATGAAACTTGAATATTTAATACCTGCCCGCGGGTTGCTGGGATACAGAAATGAGTTTTTAACTGATACAAAGGGCGAGGGTATACTGAACTCGGTTTTTTATGAGTATCAGCCATATAAGGGTGAGATAAGCAGCAGGCACACTGGTTCTTTGGTGGCGTTTGAGACCGGTGAAGCCGTAGGATATGGTTTGTTTAAGGTTCAGGACAGAGGCTCGCTGTTTATTACTCCGGGAACTAAAGTATACGAGGGTATGGTTGTTGGAATAAACCCTAAAGCGGAGGATATGAACGTTAATGTTTGTAAGAAAAAACAGCTGACAAATACCCGTGCTTCCGGAAGCGATGACGCTCTTAAACTGGTTCCGCCCGTTCAGATGAGCCTTGAGGCTTGCTTAGAGTTTTTGGCGGAGGATGAACTTCTTGAAGTTACACCTGAAAGTTTAAGAATCAGAAAAAAGATATTGAATAATCAGCTTCGTGCCAAAGCTAGAAATAAGAATTAA
- a CDS encoding FHA domain-containing protein produces MSRFEDNSINDAACSSLRPIKSKVELSAPLKHRYNIYGEAILGRSRECDIIINEKFISQKHLIIWYEDGEWYLEDLGSRNGTYVNGQRIRQEVILDTEDQITVGGLNFIFET; encoded by the coding sequence ATGAGCCGGTTTGAGGACAATAGTATAAATGATGCGGCGTGTTCAAGCCTGAGACCGATAAAGTCAAAGGTTGAACTTTCAGCGCCTCTTAAACATAGGTATAATATTTATGGAGAAGCAATTTTAGGCCGAAGCCGTGAGTGCGATATAATTATAAATGAGAAATTTATTTCTCAGAAACATTTAATTATTTGGTATGAAGACGGCGAATGGTATCTTGAGGATTTAGGGAGCCGGAACGGCACATATGTTAACGGGCAGAGAATCCGGCAGGAAGTTATACTTGATACCGAGGATCAGATTACGGTCGGCGGCTTAAATTTTATATTTGAGACATAA
- a CDS encoding S-layer homology domain-containing protein, giving the protein MRSMKKLSIFVSIVMIFNLVVIPVFADNSDKSITINMISSTDTVQPGDTFEVDVNLSSNESFHSGIIGFDLSFNSNIFEYSDVNFYTSIDELGNNSSDWEELSGYNETTRHFVFGTLGTTVYAEGENTSNTVAKIFFRVKDKDEYGTQTIKIEKFNGVDSELNNLEASLPTIQISVVSDIVPTPNPTAEPTEAPTAKPTSKPSGNTNNSTDPTSTPTATPAVSESPVPTSTPEVTVAPTASPSGQIFGDVTEGYWAYSYIMDLYANNIVNGDKDGNFYPENNVTRAEFTKMAVSLFEIESSSTESAFTDVPADEWYAEYVAAAAEAGIVTGTSETTFSPDETVTREQMATIIGRKLNLISETASEYTDADTIADYALGYVTGLTEAGYLTGDDSGMFRPQATATRAESAALLSRVRTSNTAE; this is encoded by the coding sequence ATGAGAAGCATGAAAAAATTATCTATATTTGTTTCTATAGTTATGATTTTTAATTTAGTTGTTATTCCCGTATTTGCTGACAATTCTGATAAATCTATAACTATAAATATGATATCATCGACAGATACTGTACAGCCCGGAGATACGTTTGAGGTGGACGTTAATTTATCATCAAATGAGTCGTTTCATTCGGGAATAATTGGATTTGACTTATCATTTAATTCAAATATATTTGAATATAGTGATGTAAATTTTTATACAAGCATAGACGAACTTGGTAACAATTCAAGCGATTGGGAAGAATTATCGGGCTATAATGAAACTACAAGACATTTTGTTTTTGGAACATTAGGAACCACTGTTTATGCAGAAGGAGAAAACACCTCTAATACTGTTGCAAAAATCTTTTTTAGAGTAAAAGACAAGGATGAATATGGAACACAAACAATAAAGATTGAAAAATTTAATGGTGTAGATAGTGAACTGAACAATCTTGAAGCGTCTCTTCCAACAATTCAAATTAGCGTAGTAAGCGATATTGTGCCAACGCCTAATCCAACGGCAGAGCCAACAGAGGCTCCAACTGCTAAGCCAACATCTAAACCATCAGGAAATACAAATAATAGTACTGATCCAACATCGACTCCAACAGCAACTCCGGCAGTATCAGAAAGTCCTGTGCCTACTTCAACACCTGAAGTAACTGTTGCTCCTACAGCGTCACCTTCAGGTCAGATATTTGGGGATGTAACCGAAGGCTACTGGGCTTACAGCTATATTATGGATTTGTATGCTAATAATATAGTAAATGGGGATAAAGACGGCAATTTTTATCCTGAGAATAATGTTACACGTGCTGAATTTACTAAAATGGCAGTTTCGTTATTTGAAATAGAGTCTTCGAGTACTGAATCAGCGTTTACAGATGTTCCGGCAGATGAATGGTATGCTGAATATGTTGCTGCGGCTGCTGAGGCAGGTATAGTAACAGGTACAAGCGAAACAACATTCTCACCGGATGAAACAGTTACACGTGAACAAATGGCAACAATCATAGGAAGAAAGCTCAATCTTATATCTGAAACTGCTTCTGAATATACTGATGCAGATACCATTGCGGATTATGCTTTAGGATATGTAACAGGTTTGACAGAGGCAGGTTATCTTACAGGTGACGACAGTGGAATGTTCAGACCACAGGCGACTGCTACAAGGGCGGAATCAGCAGCGTTGCTTTCAAGAGTTCGTACATCAAATACAGCTGAATAA